One part of the Spiribacter salinus M19-40 genome encodes these proteins:
- a CDS encoding M48 family metallopeptidase has protein sequence MMRTTLKTIRGITEARRLLAAVVVALVISACATSPTGRQQLQLFPASQMTTMGADAYAQLQEKEPVIEDGPLVDYVQCVTDAIVPQIPEVYRDQAWEVSVFESEQVNAFAMPGGKMGVYTGLLDVAENADQLAAVVGHEIAHVMAEHANERMSTQMATVVGLGAIRIAAGDDPDRQRAMAALGLGAQVGIILPFSRLHESEADEIGLELMANAGFDPRASVALWQNMAEARGDEPPEFLSTHPSKSRRIDDLRDWMPRALYLYEQAQEAGRQPSCTP, from the coding sequence GATCCGCGGGATCACTGAGGCTCGGCGCCTGCTGGCCGCCGTCGTGGTGGCACTGGTTATCTCGGCCTGCGCGACGTCGCCGACCGGGCGTCAGCAGCTTCAACTCTTTCCGGCCTCCCAAATGACCACCATGGGCGCGGATGCCTATGCGCAGCTGCAAGAAAAAGAGCCGGTGATCGAGGACGGCCCTCTGGTCGATTACGTGCAATGCGTGACTGATGCGATCGTGCCCCAAATTCCTGAGGTCTATCGCGACCAGGCCTGGGAGGTCAGCGTGTTCGAGAGCGAGCAGGTCAACGCATTCGCTATGCCTGGCGGCAAGATGGGCGTGTACACCGGGCTGCTGGATGTTGCAGAGAATGCCGACCAGTTGGCTGCGGTGGTGGGTCACGAGATCGCCCATGTTATGGCAGAACACGCCAATGAGCGGATGTCGACTCAGATGGCGACGGTGGTCGGGCTAGGGGCGATTCGGATCGCCGCCGGCGATGACCCCGATCGACAGCGGGCGATGGCAGCCCTTGGGCTGGGCGCTCAGGTGGGGATCATCCTGCCGTTTAGTCGCCTGCATGAATCCGAGGCTGACGAGATCGGCCTCGAGTTGATGGCGAATGCCGGTTTTGATCCACGGGCAAGTGTGGCGCTCTGGCAAAACATGGCCGAAGCCCGCGGTGATGAGCCACCGGAGTTTTTGTCGACCCATCCGTCCAAGAGCCGGCGTATCGATGACCTGCGCGATTGGATGCCCAGGGCACTGTATCTCTACGAGCAGGCACAGGAAGCCGGGCGCCAGCCAAGCTGCACCCCCTAG
- the purU gene encoding formyltetrahydrofolate deformylase: MTMNNARTATLLMYCPDQPGVVAAVTDFLARHGANVIDLDQHVDRVEGVFFMRVKWELDGFALTPEAFEQAFSEAIAKGFEASWQLHHDPNPIRMAIFVSKIPHCLYDLLSRWQSGEWRVDIPLIISNHDTLRPVAEQFGVPYYHFPITAETKAEQEAREIELLQAHDIELVALARYMQVVSPQLIQAFPERIINIHHSSLPAFAGAKPYHAAHARGVKIIGATSHYVTEDLDAGPIIDQGVTHITHRDTVQDLIRKGQDLEKIVLARGIWAHLQRQTLVYQNRTIVFG; this comes from the coding sequence ATGACAATGAATAACGCGCGCACGGCTACCCTGCTTATGTACTGCCCGGATCAGCCAGGTGTTGTGGCTGCGGTGACAGACTTTCTGGCCCGGCATGGCGCCAACGTCATCGACCTCGATCAGCACGTCGACCGAGTCGAGGGCGTGTTCTTCATGCGGGTGAAATGGGAGTTAGACGGTTTCGCCCTCACACCCGAGGCCTTCGAGCAGGCGTTCAGCGAGGCCATTGCGAAAGGATTCGAGGCAAGCTGGCAGCTGCATCACGATCCCAACCCCATTCGCATGGCCATTTTCGTCTCCAAGATCCCCCATTGCCTCTACGATCTGCTCTCACGGTGGCAATCGGGCGAGTGGCGAGTCGATATTCCACTGATCATCAGCAACCACGACACCTTGCGGCCTGTTGCCGAACAGTTCGGGGTGCCGTATTACCATTTCCCGATCACCGCCGAGACCAAGGCGGAACAAGAAGCTCGCGAGATTGAGCTATTGCAGGCGCACGACATCGAGCTGGTGGCGCTAGCGCGCTACATGCAGGTGGTCAGCCCACAGCTCATCCAGGCCTTTCCGGAGCGGATCATCAACATCCACCATTCCTCGTTGCCGGCATTCGCTGGGGCCAAGCCCTACCACGCCGCCCATGCCCGCGGCGTCAAGATTATTGGCGCAACGAGCCACTACGTTACAGAGGATCTGGATGCCGGCCCGATCATCGACCAAGGGGTGACCCACATTACCCACCGGGACACCGTCCAGGACCTCATTCGCAAGGGCCAGGACCTGGAGAAGATCGTGCTTGCCCGCGGCATCTGGGCCCATCTCCAGCGCCAGACGCTCGTCTACCAGAATCGCACCATCGTTTTCGGCTAG
- the ettA gene encoding energy-dependent translational throttle protein EttA — protein MAQYIYTMNRVGKVVPPKKHILKDISLSFFPGAKIGVLGLNGSGKSTLLRIMAGLDTEIEGEARPQAGIQIGYLPQEPELDSSKDVRGNVEEGVAETKALIDQFNEISAQFADPDADFDALMAEQGKLQDKIDAADAWDLERKLDQAAEALRLPAWDADVTKLSGGEKRRVALCRLLLSNPDMLLLDEPTNHLDAESVAWLERFLAEFPGTVVAVTHDRYFLDNVAGWILELDRGHGIPWEGNYSSWLEQKEKRLAQEAREQAAHRKAMQAELEWVRSNPKGRQSKSKARLKQFDELQSREFQARNETNEIYIPPGPRLGNVVVDAEDVKKGFGDTLLVDGLSFSLPAGGIVGIIGANGAGKTTMFRMIVDQEQPDGGTIRLGETVDLAYVDQSRDHLDGSKTVWEEISGGHDILEVGKYEVNSRAYVGRFNFKGQDQQKRIGDLSGGERNRVHLAKLLQRGGNFLLLDEPTNDLDVETLRALEEALLVFPGSAMVISHDRWFLDRIATHILAFEGDSQVTWFEGNYQEYEADRRKRLGDDALNPQRIKYRRLAG, from the coding sequence ATGGCACAATACATCTACACAATGAATCGGGTCGGCAAGGTTGTCCCCCCGAAAAAGCACATCCTCAAGGATATCTCCCTGTCGTTTTTCCCGGGCGCCAAAATCGGCGTACTGGGCCTCAATGGCTCGGGTAAATCGACATTGCTGCGCATCATGGCGGGGCTGGATACCGAGATTGAAGGCGAAGCACGGCCCCAGGCCGGCATCCAGATTGGCTACCTGCCCCAGGAGCCTGAGCTGGATTCGAGCAAGGATGTTCGGGGCAACGTCGAAGAGGGTGTGGCCGAGACAAAAGCCCTCATCGATCAGTTCAACGAGATATCGGCGCAGTTCGCAGACCCTGACGCCGACTTTGACGCCCTAATGGCCGAACAGGGCAAGTTACAAGACAAGATTGATGCTGCCGATGCCTGGGACCTCGAGCGCAAACTCGACCAGGCGGCCGAAGCCCTGCGGTTGCCGGCCTGGGATGCCGACGTCACGAAACTCTCGGGCGGCGAGAAACGACGCGTGGCGCTGTGTCGGCTACTGCTCTCCAACCCGGACATGCTCCTGCTTGATGAGCCCACCAACCACCTCGATGCCGAGTCCGTGGCGTGGCTGGAGCGTTTCCTTGCCGAGTTCCCCGGTACGGTCGTGGCCGTCACGCATGATCGCTACTTTCTTGACAACGTGGCCGGCTGGATTCTGGAGCTCGACCGGGGGCATGGCATTCCCTGGGAGGGGAATTACTCATCCTGGCTCGAGCAGAAAGAAAAGCGCCTGGCCCAGGAGGCGCGGGAGCAAGCCGCACATCGCAAGGCCATGCAGGCCGAGCTCGAATGGGTGCGCTCCAATCCCAAGGGGCGACAGTCAAAGAGCAAGGCCCGGCTCAAGCAATTTGACGAGCTGCAGTCCCGGGAATTTCAGGCACGCAACGAAACCAACGAGATCTACATCCCACCGGGCCCACGGCTCGGCAACGTGGTCGTCGATGCCGAAGACGTCAAGAAAGGCTTCGGTGACACCCTGCTCGTCGATGGGCTGTCGTTCAGTCTGCCCGCCGGCGGCATTGTCGGGATCATCGGTGCCAACGGCGCTGGTAAAACCACCATGTTCCGCATGATCGTTGATCAGGAACAACCTGACGGCGGCACGATTCGCCTCGGTGAGACCGTCGATCTGGCCTACGTGGACCAGAGCCGCGATCACCTGGATGGCAGCAAAACAGTTTGGGAAGAAATCTCCGGCGGCCACGACATTCTCGAGGTCGGCAAGTACGAGGTGAACTCCCGCGCCTATGTCGGGCGCTTTAACTTCAAGGGCCAGGATCAGCAAAAGCGGATTGGGGATCTCTCGGGGGGTGAGCGCAATCGGGTTCATCTCGCCAAGTTATTGCAGCGCGGCGGCAACTTCCTGTTGCTTGATGAGCCGACCAATGACCTGGACGTCGAGACGCTGCGCGCCCTGGAAGAGGCCCTGCTGGTGTTCCCTGGCTCTGCCATGGTGATCTCCCATGACCGCTGGTTCCTGGATCGTATTGCCACGCACATTCTCGCGTTCGAGGGCGACAGCCAGGTGACCTGGTTCGAGGGCAACTACCAGGAATATGAAGCCGATCGCCGCAAGCGGTTGGGCGACGATGCGCTCAATCCGCAACGCATCAAGTACCGCCGGCTCGCCGGGTAA
- a CDS encoding helix-turn-helix transcriptional regulator, producing the protein MDLLTTAEVAEYLRLKERKIYDLVSQGEIPYARVTGKLVFPRQAIDLWVMQHLEGDQAGTANTPPVYAGSSDPLLDWALREAGTDLAQLCNGSGDGVVRLLDGRAQVAGIHTINSRTGQFNDPAHCRLGGMRDLVMVRWARRTQGLVLPAGNPLGIRGIEDLKRTDLCICQRQPGAGAQALLLYLMDRAGLHLPPSPRPGHIALDEDAVAIEISSGQADCGLAIEAAARRHGLDFIPLIDEPLDLAMKRRDYFEPPMQRLIAFTHTDRFRDYAAGMRGYDLSECGKVLFNA; encoded by the coding sequence ATGGATTTACTGACAACGGCCGAGGTAGCGGAATATCTGCGGTTAAAAGAGCGCAAAATTTACGACCTGGTTAGTCAGGGCGAGATCCCCTATGCCCGAGTCACGGGCAAATTAGTGTTCCCGCGCCAGGCGATCGATCTGTGGGTGATGCAGCATCTTGAAGGCGATCAGGCCGGCACGGCCAATACCCCGCCGGTCTATGCCGGCAGCTCTGACCCGCTGCTGGATTGGGCGCTGCGCGAGGCGGGCACGGATCTGGCCCAGCTATGCAACGGCAGCGGGGATGGTGTGGTTCGATTGCTGGATGGCCGCGCACAAGTCGCGGGTATTCACACCATCAATTCGCGCACCGGGCAATTCAACGACCCGGCCCACTGCCGCCTAGGTGGCATGCGGGACCTGGTGATGGTGCGCTGGGCGCGGCGGACACAGGGCCTGGTGCTGCCTGCCGGCAATCCCCTGGGCATCCGCGGCATTGAGGATCTAAAGCGAACCGACTTATGCATCTGTCAGCGCCAGCCCGGAGCCGGCGCACAGGCGCTGCTGCTATACCTCATGGACCGCGCCGGCCTGCACCTCCCGCCATCACCACGCCCCGGGCATATCGCGCTTGATGAGGATGCCGTGGCCATTGAGATCAGCAGTGGACAGGCAGACTGTGGACTGGCGATCGAGGCCGCGGCGCGGCGTCATGGACTCGATTTCATACCACTGATTGACGAGCCGCTAGATCTGGCGATGAAACGCCGCGACTACTTTGAACCCCCAATGCAGCGATTGATTGCGTTCACCCACACCGATCGGTTCCGTGACTATGCCGCGGGCATGCGGGGCTACGACCTCAGCGAGTGCGGCAAGGTGCTGTTCAACGCCTGA
- a CDS encoding ABC transporter permease, translating into MSEAFASAFALILSGDAELLGIVGLSLRVSLSAVFFASLLALPVGAAVALFYFPGRNGVIVVLNALMGLPPVVAGLIVYLLLSRAGPLGSMGLLFTPTAMVIVQSLLIFPIVAALTRQIVSDLWEEYRDQLTSLGASRPRAIPTLLWDGRFSLITALLAGFGRAVAEVGAVLIVGGNIAGVTRVMTTAIALETNKGNLTLALALGAILMLLTLMINWLAYGLGEFSRRRYGA; encoded by the coding sequence ATGTCCGAGGCATTCGCGAGCGCTTTTGCATTGATTCTCTCCGGCGATGCCGAATTGCTCGGCATTGTCGGTCTGTCATTGCGCGTCAGTCTCTCGGCAGTTTTCTTTGCCAGCCTGCTGGCGCTGCCGGTGGGCGCGGCCGTTGCCCTGTTCTATTTCCCGGGGCGCAACGGGGTGATTGTGGTGTTGAATGCCCTTATGGGGTTGCCACCGGTGGTGGCCGGCTTGATCGTGTACCTGCTGCTCTCCCGTGCTGGCCCGCTTGGGTCAATGGGGTTGCTATTCACCCCAACGGCCATGGTCATTGTCCAGAGCCTTTTGATTTTCCCCATCGTCGCGGCGCTCACCCGGCAGATCGTCAGTGATCTCTGGGAGGAGTACCGCGATCAGCTCACCTCACTTGGGGCCAGCCGGCCGCGTGCCATTCCAACCCTGCTCTGGGATGGCCGATTCAGCCTGATTACGGCATTGCTTGCCGGTTTTGGCCGCGCTGTTGCTGAGGTCGGGGCGGTGTTGATCGTTGGTGGCAATATCGCCGGCGTCACCCGCGTGATGACAACCGCCATCGCGCTTGAGACCAACAAGGGCAACCTCACCTTGGCGCTCGCATTGGGGGCGATCCTCATGCTGCTCACCCTGATGATCAATTGGCTTGCTTATGGGCTGGGTGAATTCTCCCGCAGGCGGTACGGGGCATGA
- a CDS encoding ATP-binding cassette domain-containing protein, with protein MSAMSTTLPLSLRNVMLERQGRRLLGPINLDLDREGRTVILGPNGAGKSLLLRLCHGLLSPTLGEVSCAAAGAPTRSEVRRRQAMVFQRPALLRRSALANVTYALNLLGVRGADARSQAMKALDLVGLAALADRSARVLSGGEQQRLALARAWVLQPEILFLDEPTSALDPGTTQSIESAINRFADHGTKIVMVTHNLGQARRMADHCLFLAGGRIVESALASTFLAQPATPAAAHFLAGEQGAFLQGQDDVQGYDSI; from the coding sequence ATGAGCGCGATGTCAACGACGCTGCCGCTGTCCCTGCGCAATGTGATGCTGGAGCGCCAAGGCCGACGGCTTCTGGGGCCGATTAATCTAGATCTTGATCGTGAAGGCCGCACGGTCATTCTGGGGCCGAATGGTGCCGGCAAGAGCCTGTTGCTGCGGCTATGCCACGGGTTGCTGTCGCCGACACTGGGGGAGGTGAGCTGTGCGGCGGCGGGCGCACCGACTCGCTCGGAAGTCCGGCGCCGCCAGGCGATGGTGTTCCAAAGGCCAGCGCTTTTGCGTCGCTCGGCGCTTGCGAATGTCACTTATGCGCTGAATCTTCTTGGTGTTCGCGGCGCGGATGCGCGGTCTCAGGCGATGAAGGCCCTCGATCTGGTGGGGCTCGCTGCGTTGGCTGATCGCTCGGCGCGGGTGCTCTCAGGTGGCGAGCAGCAGCGTCTTGCCCTTGCCCGCGCCTGGGTGCTGCAGCCAGAGATCTTATTTTTGGACGAGCCCACTTCGGCCCTGGACCCAGGTACCACACAGTCCATTGAGTCCGCCATCAATCGGTTCGCGGACCACGGCACCAAAATCGTCATGGTCACGCACAACCTCGGCCAGGCGCGTCGTATGGCCGATCACTGCCTGTTTCTGGCTGGTGGGCGCATTGTCGAGAGTGCGCTGGCTTCAACTTTCCTTGCGCAGCCGGCCACCCCCGCGGCGGCGCATTTTCTGGCTGGAGAACAGGGGGCTTTTCTGCAGGGGCAAGATGATGTTCAAGGCTATGATTCGATTTAG
- a CDS encoding substrate-binding domain-containing protein has translation MIRFSTAALIALSLTFAVSAQERGFITIASTTSTENSGLFEDILPQFTESTGIEVRVVAVGTGQALRIGCNGDADAVLVHAPAAERKFIEDGCGVDRREIMYNDFIVIGPGSDPAGIQGAETAVEAFQIIADAEAPFASRGDDSGTHKKELAVWAEAGIEPAGRWYRELGSGMGAALNTAAGMDAYIMADRGTWISFDNRQNLEILVEGDPVLFNQYGSVLVNPANHDVKHDLAQEWHNWLTSGEGQTAIGAYRLRGQQLFSPSAE, from the coding sequence ATGATTCGATTTAGCACTGCTGCACTGATCGCATTGTCATTAACCTTTGCCGTCAGCGCCCAGGAGCGTGGATTCATCACCATTGCCTCGACCACCTCAACAGAAAACTCGGGTCTGTTTGAAGACATTCTGCCGCAGTTCACCGAGTCCACCGGTATTGAAGTACGGGTGGTGGCTGTCGGTACAGGTCAGGCCTTGCGCATCGGCTGCAATGGCGATGCGGATGCGGTTCTGGTGCATGCGCCAGCGGCTGAGCGGAAGTTCATCGAAGATGGCTGTGGTGTTGATCGCCGCGAGATAATGTACAACGACTTCATCGTCATTGGCCCTGGCAGTGATCCCGCCGGTATACAGGGGGCTGAGACGGCGGTCGAGGCATTCCAGATTATTGCTGATGCCGAGGCGCCTTTTGCCTCACGCGGTGACGACAGCGGTACGCACAAAAAGGAGTTGGCCGTCTGGGCGGAGGCTGGTATTGAGCCGGCCGGCCGCTGGTATCGTGAGCTTGGCTCGGGCATGGGGGCAGCACTGAACACCGCCGCTGGTATGGATGCCTACATTATGGCCGACCGCGGTACCTGGATCAGCTTTGATAACCGCCAGAATCTGGAGATTCTGGTAGAGGGTGATCCGGTGTTGTTCAATCAATACGGCAGTGTGCTGGTGAACCCCGCTAATCATGACGTCAAGCATGATTTGGCTCAGGAGTGGCATAACTGGCTGACGTCTGGTGAGGGTCAAACAGCCATTGGTGCGTATCGGTTGCGTGGCCAGCAGTTATTCAGTCCATCAGCGGAATAA
- the glyA gene encoding serine hydroxymethyltransferase encodes MYSSTMTVAGFDPELADAIEHEKRRQELHIELIASENYASPRVLEMQGSVLTNKYAEGYSGKRYYGGCEFVDQAEELAIERAKALFGADYANVQPHSGSGANLAVFMALASPGDTLLGLSLDHGGHLTHGAKPNFSGKLYNAVQYGLDERTGEIDYAQVERLAHEHKPKIIVAGFSAYSRVIHWSRFRAIADAVGAWLVADMAHVAGPVAAGVYPSPVPYADVVTTTTHKSLRGPRGGLILARENPEVTKKLQSLIFPGTQGGPLMHVVAAKAIAFREAQDPEFQVYQEKVIANARAMANTVMERGYDVVSGGTDNHLFLMDLVKQGLTGKAADAALEDSHITVNKNTVPNDPQSPFVTSGLRIGTPAITTRGFGEQESRQLANWICDVLDNIDDETVRARVRDQVTNICRRFPVYESLQPPVVEALQG; translated from the coding sequence ATGTATTCCAGCACCATGACCGTGGCCGGATTTGATCCAGAGCTTGCTGACGCCATCGAGCACGAGAAGCGCCGTCAGGAGCTGCACATTGAGCTGATTGCATCGGAGAACTACGCCAGTCCGCGGGTGCTGGAGATGCAGGGCAGCGTGCTGACGAACAAATATGCGGAAGGTTACTCCGGCAAGCGCTATTACGGGGGCTGCGAGTTCGTTGATCAAGCCGAAGAGTTGGCCATCGAACGGGCCAAGGCCCTGTTCGGGGCGGACTACGCCAATGTCCAGCCGCACTCCGGGTCCGGCGCCAATCTGGCCGTGTTCATGGCTCTTGCCAGTCCCGGCGATACGCTGCTCGGCCTGAGTCTCGATCACGGTGGGCATTTGACCCACGGCGCCAAACCGAACTTCTCTGGCAAGCTCTATAACGCGGTGCAGTACGGCCTGGACGAGCGCACCGGCGAGATCGATTACGCCCAGGTGGAACGGCTGGCCCATGAGCACAAGCCCAAGATCATCGTTGCCGGTTTCTCGGCTTATTCCCGGGTGATTCACTGGTCGCGATTCCGGGCGATCGCGGATGCGGTCGGCGCCTGGCTGGTCGCGGATATGGCGCATGTTGCGGGGCCAGTGGCTGCGGGTGTCTACCCAAGCCCGGTGCCCTACGCGGATGTGGTGACTACCACGACGCACAAGAGCCTGCGCGGGCCCCGGGGCGGGCTCATCCTTGCGCGCGAAAACCCCGAGGTCACCAAGAAGCTGCAATCGCTTATTTTCCCGGGTACCCAGGGTGGCCCGCTGATGCACGTGGTCGCGGCGAAGGCCATCGCCTTCCGCGAGGCGCAGGATCCGGAATTCCAGGTCTACCAGGAGAAGGTCATCGCCAATGCGCGGGCGATGGCGAACACCGTCATGGAGCGTGGCTACGATGTCGTCTCCGGCGGCACCGACAATCATTTGTTCCTGATGGATCTCGTGAAGCAGGGCCTCACGGGCAAGGCCGCCGATGCGGCGCTCGAAGACTCTCATATCACGGTCAACAAGAACACCGTTCCCAACGACCCGCAGTCGCCCTTTGTGACGTCGGGTCTGCGAATCGGTACACCGGCCATTACCACCCGCGGATTCGGGGAACAGGAGAGCCGGCAGCTCGCCAACTGGATCTGTGACGTTCTGGATAATATCGATGACGAGACAGTGCGCGCCCGTGTGCGAGATCAGGTCACTAATATCTGTCGCCGGTTCCCGGTTTACGAGTCGCTGCAGCCACCGGTCGTCGAGGCCCTTCAGGGCTGA
- the nrdR gene encoding transcriptional regulator NrdR, protein MRCPFCHTHDTRVVDSRLAAEGDQVRRRRECVGCNERFTTYESAELVMPRVVKRDGTRVLFDDLRLRNGMLRALEKRPVATEAVDAALSKIRQRIQAFGDGEVPASQIGQWVMEELRELDQVAYVRFASVYRSFEDVSAFREVIEGLEHREPTVSDESDRS, encoded by the coding sequence ATGCGGTGTCCGTTCTGTCACACCCACGACACGCGGGTTGTAGACTCCCGGCTAGCGGCTGAGGGCGATCAGGTTCGCCGTCGGCGCGAGTGTGTGGGCTGTAACGAGCGGTTCACCACTTACGAATCGGCCGAGCTGGTTATGCCGCGCGTCGTCAAGCGCGATGGCACGCGCGTGCTCTTCGATGATCTGCGCTTGCGCAACGGCATGTTGCGCGCCCTCGAGAAACGCCCCGTCGCGACCGAGGCGGTCGATGCGGCGCTGTCCAAAATTCGCCAGCGCATCCAGGCGTTTGGCGACGGTGAGGTCCCTGCCAGCCAGATCGGGCAGTGGGTGATGGAAGAGCTTCGGGAGCTCGACCAGGTGGCCTACGTACGGTTTGCTTCCGTCTATCGGAGTTTTGAAGACGTCAGCGCCTTTCGGGAAGTGATCGAGGGCCTGGAGCACCGTGAACCAACCGTAAGCGATGAAAGCGATCGTTCGTGA
- the ribD gene encoding bifunctional diaminohydroxyphosphoribosylaminopyrimidine deaminase/5-amino-6-(5-phosphoribosylamino)uracil reductase RibD: MSGFSASDHDWMARALRLAQYGQATCDPNPRVGCVLVRDGECVGEAWHARAGDPHAEILALRAAGSAASGATAYVTLEPCSHYGRTPPCADALIEAGIARVVTASTDPNPRVSGRGLDRLREAGVAVTDGLMAAQSERLNPGFFRRMRAGLPYVRAKVAASLDGRTAMASGESRWITGAAARRDVHRLRALSSAVVTGVDTVIADDPQLTVRDWDEAFLPPRRVVIDSQLRMPTESGLLADEQGVVVIHGGTMPAREPDLVRSGAELWQVALTEEGHVGPVAALEALAGVEVNEVLVEAGPRLVGAWIQAGVVDELIVYLAPHLMGHEGNPMLTLPGLDTMDDRLGLETLDIRQFGDDLRLTFRVGERKED, encoded by the coding sequence GTGAGCGGATTCAGCGCGAGTGATCATGACTGGATGGCCCGGGCTCTACGCCTCGCTCAATATGGGCAGGCGACCTGTGACCCTAATCCTCGTGTCGGTTGTGTACTGGTCCGCGATGGCGAATGCGTTGGCGAGGCGTGGCATGCCCGAGCTGGCGATCCCCATGCGGAAATCCTGGCGTTGCGTGCAGCGGGCAGCGCCGCGTCTGGTGCAACCGCGTACGTCACACTTGAGCCCTGTAGCCATTACGGCCGCACACCGCCCTGCGCCGATGCATTAATCGAGGCCGGTATCGCCCGGGTGGTGACCGCTTCGACCGACCCCAATCCACGCGTTTCGGGTCGCGGCCTTGATCGGTTGCGTGAGGCAGGGGTCGCGGTGACGGACGGGTTGATGGCCGCGCAAAGTGAGCGCTTGAACCCCGGTTTTTTCCGGCGGATGCGGGCCGGCTTGCCCTATGTGCGCGCGAAGGTGGCTGCGAGCCTGGATGGTCGCACGGCCATGGCCTCGGGCGAGAGTCGCTGGATTACTGGCGCAGCGGCCCGACGGGATGTTCATCGACTGCGGGCACTGAGCAGCGCCGTTGTGACCGGGGTGGATACGGTGATCGCCGATGACCCGCAGCTAACGGTTCGAGATTGGGATGAAGCTTTTCTTCCACCGCGACGAGTGGTCATTGATTCCCAGCTCCGCATGCCCACTGAGTCTGGCCTTTTGGCCGACGAGCAAGGCGTGGTGGTCATCCACGGCGGGACGATGCCGGCCCGCGAACCTGATCTGGTGCGGTCAGGTGCGGAACTCTGGCAGGTCGCGCTGACCGAAGAAGGGCATGTCGGCCCGGTAGCGGCGCTCGAGGCGCTCGCAGGTGTCGAGGTCAATGAGGTGCTGGTTGAGGCGGGCCCGCGGTTAGTGGGGGCGTGGATTCAGGCTGGGGTGGTCGATGAACTCATCGTCTACCTTGCCCCCCATCTGATGGGCCATGAGGGTAATCCCATGCTCACACTGCCCGGTCTCGATACCATGGACGACCGGTTAGGGCTGGAGACACTGGACATCCGCCAGTTTGGTGATGATCTGCGACTGACGTTTCGCGTGGGTGAGCGTAAGGAGGACTAA
- a CDS encoding riboflavin synthase, whose product MFTGIIQAMGRLRESRQMGEDRRLRIDTDGLDMTAVRIGDSIAVNGCCLTAIEVDEQGFAADVSIESLTRTTLGRLSPGDTLNLEPALTLATPLGGHLVSGHVDGVGEVVLREPAGRSEHWRFRAPPDIAHYIATKGSIAIEGISLTVNAVEAATFDVNIVPHTAAVTTFGDYQAGQPVNLEVDLVARYLERLLQGSEIAGQGGVSEALLKRSGFMGER is encoded by the coding sequence ATGTTTACGGGAATCATCCAGGCCATGGGGCGATTGCGCGAATCGCGTCAGATGGGGGAAGACCGGCGTCTGCGTATCGATACCGACGGACTGGACATGACCGCCGTCCGTATCGGCGACAGCATCGCGGTCAATGGGTGTTGCCTAACCGCCATCGAGGTGGATGAACAGGGCTTTGCCGCGGATGTCTCCATCGAGTCACTGACCCGCACCACCCTCGGGAGGTTGTCACCCGGCGATACCCTGAACCTGGAGCCTGCCCTGACGCTCGCGACGCCGCTGGGCGGGCACTTGGTGAGTGGCCATGTGGACGGCGTTGGAGAGGTCGTGCTGCGAGAACCGGCTGGACGCTCTGAGCACTGGCGCTTTCGGGCACCACCGGACATCGCGCATTACATCGCCACCAAGGGCTCGATCGCGATTGAAGGCATCAGCCTCACGGTTAACGCCGTCGAAGCGGCAACGTTCGACGTCAATATCGTGCCGCACACGGCGGCGGTCACCACATTTGGTGACTATCAGGCCGGCCAGCCGGTCAATCTGGAAGTCGATCTGGTGGCCCGGTATCTCGAGCGGCTTCTGCAGGGTAGCGAAATAGCAGGGCAGGGCGGCGTCAGTGAGGCGCTGCTCAAGCGCAGTGGGTTTATGGGAGAGCGCTAG